ATCCTCATCAACCACTTCATCATCCACATCTTCAAAGAAGGATCATCCAACACAATTTGGCATTCCTATCCCTATTATATGCCAGTGGTTGAAACAGCACTGGGAGGGAAGTTTGGATGAGTTAAGCAAACCCAAAATACCACTCATGCGCTTGATGTCCACAGGGCAGAAAAGTGAGCCTTCAAGTGCTTCCTTTACCCTCCGCAGAGTGTTTAAATCAACGGAAGAGGAAGATAATGATACTCTCTCTTCTCAAATCTGCTCTAGGCCTGTAAATGAACATGGATTGAGTGGGTCTGCTGCTTCATCTGCTTTTATATGTCAAGAACCTCATATAAGTCATGAGCAGGGAATACCTACTCCAGAAATTTACGAGTCTCCAAAATTGACGGCATGCCCTCTTAGGAAGATGGAAAATCCTCAGGTGCACCTATTGGATATCAACTTCCCACCAATGAATTCCAAAGCTGTGATGCCACCGTTGGCAGTCAAAGAGACCACAGTGCCAGCAAACAGTTCTGGAGTATCGGGCAAAAGCCAACATGATAACGATGCACAGGAACTTGTATCGGATAATGGGTCAGCAGTAGCTGAAAACCCGCTGGCAGAGGCTATTTTGGATGTATCGGATGTAGAAGCAGGGGCTTCCAATGTAGAGTTTGCTGATGACACTCACAGTGAAGTTCAATCCAGTTCTCCTGTAGAGGTTTCGGCGCATCAGAATATAGACAGCAGATACCCAGTTGAATATAGCAGTGATAATGAGACAATGTATTCGGCTGAGACGAGGGAAAGCAGAAACTACAGCAGCCCAAGAGAGCAGAGGCTTCCACATGTTGGGAGGAGCCAGAGCTGTGTGAGCTATAGCCGGTGGGGCAACACTCGCAGAAATTCTATACCTGGACAGAAGCCAATGCTAGAGAAACAGCGGAGCCTGTTTACAGGGAGAAAAATGGGTTCACAGACTGCTACTTACAGGACTCATGATTACTTTAGCCCAacagtttcttcaatcatgaaaAAGCGTAACAGTACTGAGCAGCAAGCAGTCAAACCCAGGCTGAGTGCCGTGCAGCTATCTCCAAGGTGGATGTTTTGAACAATGATTTCCTGGGGCACCACATTCAAAGTCAAGCATAGTGTGCTTGCTGTATATCCTGAGAATGTCTTAATTATTTATGCTTATGCCTATTTATTTACCCTCTGTTAGTTAATCACCATTTTTGTAATTGCATATGTAGCACGTTCACTTCTTAAAGAATAATTTGTTTGAACAGTGCACATATGTTAATGAAATGAGATGAGCTTATGGCAGTTGAAATCAACAGCATCTTTGCTCGTCTCTTATACAAAAtctgtaattttttaaaatgcttcCTAAGGATTATGATTGCTGCATTATAAATTTGGAGCACAGTTCTGCTGTATCTAGTTCAGACGTTGTGCCCATTCTAATATGATATAATGTGAATGATATGGTATTTGAACATGGGGTTTGCTGGCAGACCCACATTACGGTTTTACTTGCATTATTTGTCCAAATTTAACTTTGTTTTTCCTTATCTGCATGCCTGAGCCAGCCAATTACTTGATCATGTATGAAGGGCACTTACCCTGGTACAATCTTCTTCTTAAGTGCCACGTTTTGTGCTCCTGGAAAGAGGAAGGAGACCCTGGTGCTAAAAAAAAGGTGGGCCTATGAAATGCACTTTTTCCATGTTCTGCTTTGAAGCGACTCCTGATGTAAGAGCCTGGTAGACACCTTTTCCTTATCTACTAAGAAAGCGTCTTCATCTTTTTGTCCTTGCAGAAGCATACTGCAAGGCATTGCACAGCAAACCTCTTCAACTTGCTGATTTTAAGCGACCTATCTGACCATGTATTCTAAGCCTCTTTGgtgaattttttcaatttggaaTTGTaactcatttatttttcatcaagatctttctGGTATTTTTCCATATAAAACATCTGTAACTGCAGTCAAGCAATTTAATGCAATTGCGGTTCTAGTATTCCTGTGGAAGTCGGCTTGAAGCACGCACTTCCATGACAATGTATGATCCTTTCATCATCTGATGTGTTATGTAGTTGTGCAGCCTGATTCTAAGCCTGTAGAAGCTACAAACCCACACCTCTCCCAACACACAGGCATGCATATGCACATCatacaaaagagaaaaggatcAGATCTAGTCATCTGACAAATCACTCTCTAGAGGGACCTTACATCTTCATTCTTGGTTTCATCCAATGGCTTCAAACGCAGACAGTGGAGCCCAGCAAAATTACATCATTCATGCTTATAATGGCATCAGCAGAAAATGGAGATTGAAAACTACACTTATCTTTTGGAAAGTCATCTGGCAGGTTATATAATAAATTGCAGACGAAGCGGCTGGCTTGAACCTAAAttaacaaaaggaaagaaaaagcaagaaaatgtaCAGCACACCATGTCAAAATGAAGGCATTAACAATCCAGAATTTTGAGCTGCGGCAAAAGTGAAGAGAAGCTAAGCTGCACTTGGTTGGAACCGAGAATGGCAGTTCCACTACCACCCACATGGGCCGGACTTCAAAGTCGTGATAGAAAAATTTGCCTTTTAAAGAGAGGTAGTGTTGTTCCATTTGCCTTTTTAATGGCAGAAACCCTCCAAAGACCGGACCAGATGGGCATTGGCCTGACCCCGAAGAGGTGAATCCCGGCCAGCACCACCAACAACACGACGGAAAGGCAAAGGGGTTCAAACCGACAGTATCATGACTTCATCTAGAGTCCTTACCTTAATGTCCTTACGTCCTTCACGTCTTTCTGTCTGCTTACAACTTGCTCTCTCTTTATCCTGCAAGCAACTTATAAATTGAATGGTGCAACAGCAAATATTATATTCACTGAACAGCTTCACGTGTAGTTTAGTGACAACTATAATAAAAGAACCTCTTCAATGTCTCCAAAGAAGATGTTATGCACATTGTTGCGTATCAGTCTGTATCAAGCGATGCAGATGGCATCTGTCTCTTACTGCGGGGCAGATATGGAGCGATATTGGCCTATATATTCAGCTGGGTGTCCGTTGAATGGGGAAAGCAGAGATTCCAACGATGAAGAGGAAAGGCCGCCGGCCGGCGAGAATCACAGGCTAAGAGCTCGACATGAGAATATGGTAGCTGGGAGAGTAAAGACTGGAGGAGACAGTGCAAGACAACCAGATCTACTATACAGATAAAATTGTTTAGATCAAACGGAAAGATGTAAAGCTAATTGATTAATAACGTGTTAAAGGTCGCTACTGTGCAATTGTGATCTCTTGACAAGATGTAGTGCGGGAGGGCCTATCTCAGCTTGCTGACTcaaaaaaataatctttttaaataaattaattcCACAAGTTTCCATTTGGGGACAGATATTTTGCCTTAATCTTAAAAGTAAGCATCCCACTTTTGAATGCCTTGGTTTCAGGCACTGTTCTCACAATTGGAAATTGGATCGAAATTGCCCAGCCGCTGATTCAGTGGGTAAGTTGAATTGGCAAAATATTATTCTATACAACCttttagaaagacaaaaaaaaaatgcaaaactaagtaaaaaatattggaaaaagaGTATTGCATAACATGTACTATCTTGAGGTAAAGTTTGAATACTTGGAACTAAACACCTGGCCATCAAAATGCTGGTATTGAGTACTGGATATCTTTTTGGTGAAATTCTCGTTTTACCTTCCATATACCCcagtttgtttgattttttataaCTTTTGTTTCGGGTATTTTAGTACCATGTTTGTTTATGCATAAAGCTTAAACATCATTTGTTTCTAACAATAGTTCAACAACAGTGAATTAAAAACGATGCAGACACTTCaatggtaaaagaaaaaaagcacaGGAATAACTTTATTGCTGGAAGTAAAGTTCCACATCTACATAGAAAGTCCCGGGTGTTTAGTTCCGGATTTGTTTTATGATGGAGCTTTCCACCGAATTTGAACTTCTGTTCTCTCTACAGTAAAGTTGCATCTACACTAAAGTTCCAAGTATTCAAACAGGCCTTTAGATTGGTAGATCATTTAAGCCAATTTTGCTACTGATTTGATTTGAATAGGCATGAGGTGCgaccatatttttcttttcaagttcgTTGAACCTTTAGTAAGCATTCGTCTGCTTGGAGCTTTCAGAACCCCAAAAGTCCCTGGGAAGTTCAGAAAAAAGAGATCAATTTTCTGATttcgacaaaaaaaaagaaagttagCCATTAAATGAAATACAGTTTCACTGGGATTAATATTAATCGACTGTTAATAATTCAATCATGAGTTCCATGATATCCATGGTTGTGAACCAGTTGAATATGGTTTCCACCTCACCTATGATCCCAATCCAAATAGACTAACTTTAATTTGAAACTGAATATTGTGTTGAGTTCTTAAGCACTGTTTGCCTTATTGGCGATTTTGCATTAGAAACAATATGTGGGTATTctatgaatttgtctcaaaattaaagaagattAATAAAACACTtggttttatttcaaatttgagacaaatttatgaaatactcGCCAAGTATTCTTAATACCAAACGAGCACTCGTACCCaaatactttttctctttctacaaaACATGGTCATGTGTTTCAAAGGTCGTAGTAGTCTCGTCAGCCGGTCCCATGTCCAGTCATAACCCATGATCTTACTGATCATATGCATTTTATTTAAACTTTACAATCAGCTCTGCCCATATATGTATGTCTATGctaccttttccttttaattcctTTTCTCCCCTAAAGCTTACATCATTCCATCCctcaaaagcaaaaataaacaGCTCTCAAGAACATAAGCTAAATAACTGCCTCAGAATCTTCTGAATCCATGATGTTCAGTGGAGGAGCTCAGTAGACCCCATTGTCGATTAGGCGGTCAAAGTTCAAATTATCAatgaacatttttctcattcatagGTCCATGCATGATCTCGATGTACACAATTCCAAAAGGCAAAGTTGCTTGCTACCATcgtgtcaaaa
This window of the Nymphaea colorata isolate Beijing-Zhang1983 chromosome 2, ASM883128v2, whole genome shotgun sequence genome carries:
- the LOC116249180 gene encoding uncharacterized protein LOC116249180, coding for MGVHGWCFCAGGGKSEKMKGSIFGSKGPAMASVCGGTGFLIHRALLLTTHTNLPSVSAAEGVEIRLHCQTAAKLMPHRFFITSSVLDLTVVGFDIMESDNVSQAQQPHPLKACSNPCLDLGNVVYLLGHTGQKELTVGDGKVVIATDNLIKVSTDGVTWSPGSAGFDLQGNLAFMVCDPMKLASSPTTKSSSTTSSSTSSKKDHPTQFGIPIPIICQWLKQHWEGSLDELSKPKIPLMRLMSTGQKSEPSSASFTLRRVFKSTEEEDNDTLSSQICSRPVNEHGLSGSAASSAFICQEPHISHEQGIPTPEIYESPKLTACPLRKMENPQVHLLDINFPPMNSKAVMPPLAVKETTVPANSSGVSGKSQHDNDAQELVSDNGSAVAENPLAEAILDVSDVEAGASNVEFADDTHSEVQSSSPVEVSAHQNIDSRYPVEYSSDNETMYSAETRESRNYSSPREQRLPHVGRSQSCVSYSRWGNTRRNSIPGQKPMLEKQRSLFTGRKMGSQTATYRTHDYFSPTVSSIMKKRNSTEQQAVKPRLSAVQLSPRWMF